A part of Bacteroidia bacterium genomic DNA contains:
- a CDS encoding ABC transporter ATP-binding protein → MSSHIFHGEKQEAERKQALWPFLRRVFLISFQYKKWFWLVAAGSAATAIADGIVPLIWLRYIDEVITPAMETFRESGTADWTSVYRFAMIFPIVFVLQACAIGAFILAAGRLKENVIFDLREQMFHKLQHLSYSFYDKASIGNLSIRLTSDVNRVAQVISWGFVELLFGLMMITVSLTAMFLYNWQLSLIVMLSIPVLLFLSIKVRGLLIGYSRKARKAYSQMAAYLTEHINGLEVNKTTVQEEQATEDFHEVTEELRDAAYKSSFYASLYFPIVVVTGSVSAALVVFLGGNMAIASATGVTIGVLAAFFSYARMIFEPIFDITKFYATAQDSLSAGERIFNLIDEPVEIKDREGLESFGEIKGEIQFEGVDFAYVRDGTMILKDFDLHIPAGQSVAIVGATGSGKTTISSLVSRFYEPLAGSIKIDGTDYRERQLHSYRRQLGIILQTPHLFSGTFRDNLRYGKPEATDEEISAALKLIGAEEFASRLDEQVGEEGGNLSSGEKQLISFARTLLKKPRILIMDEATSSVDTLAEMRIQRGIDSMIRGRTAIIIAHRLSTIRNCDRILVIAKGKIIEDGSHDELISSQGHYYGLFTRQAREN, encoded by the coding sequence ATGTCATCACATATATTTCATGGAGAGAAGCAGGAGGCGGAGCGAAAGCAGGCGTTATGGCCGTTTCTCCGGCGGGTATTTCTCATTAGTTTTCAATACAAAAAATGGTTTTGGCTGGTTGCGGCAGGGTCTGCTGCAACCGCTATTGCCGACGGCATCGTTCCCCTGATCTGGCTCAGGTATATCGACGAAGTCATTACACCGGCGATGGAGACCTTCCGCGAAAGCGGAACGGCTGACTGGACTTCGGTCTATCGGTTTGCGATGATTTTTCCGATCGTTTTTGTCTTGCAGGCCTGCGCTATCGGTGCTTTTATTCTGGCTGCCGGTAGATTAAAGGAGAATGTGATTTTCGATCTGCGCGAACAAATGTTTCATAAACTCCAACATTTGTCTTACAGCTTTTACGACAAAGCTTCTATCGGCAATCTCTCCATACGCCTGACTTCAGACGTAAACCGGGTAGCTCAGGTAATTTCGTGGGGGTTTGTCGAATTGCTCTTTGGCCTGATGATGATCACCGTAAGCCTCACGGCCATGTTTTTGTACAACTGGCAGTTGAGCCTGATTGTCATGCTTTCTATTCCGGTGTTGCTGTTTCTGTCGATCAAAGTTCGGGGCCTCCTGATTGGGTATTCACGGAAAGCGCGCAAAGCCTATAGCCAAATGGCTGCTTATCTGACCGAACATATCAACGGCCTGGAAGTCAATAAGACAACCGTACAGGAAGAGCAGGCAACGGAAGACTTTCATGAAGTGACCGAAGAGTTGCGCGATGCAGCTTATAAGTCTTCTTTTTACGCATCGCTGTACTTTCCGATCGTAGTTGTAACGGGTTCTGTATCAGCGGCATTGGTTGTTTTTCTCGGTGGGAATATGGCCATTGCCAGTGCTACCGGTGTCACAATAGGTGTGCTGGCCGCTTTCTTTAGTTACGCCAGGATGATTTTTGAGCCTATTTTTGATATTACCAAGTTTTATGCAACAGCACAGGATAGTCTTTCGGCGGGAGAACGGATATTCAATCTGATAGATGAGCCGGTCGAAATCAAAGACCGTGAAGGCCTTGAATCTTTTGGCGAAATCAAAGGCGAGATTCAATTCGAAGGGGTTGACTTTGCCTACGTACGTGACGGGACGATGATTCTGAAAGATTTTGATCTTCATATTCCTGCCGGGCAGTCTGTAGCAATTGTTGGTGCTACAGGTAGTGGGAAAACGACAATCTCCAGCCTTGTGAGTCGTTTTTATGAGCCATTGGCGGGAAGTATTAAGATTGATGGAACTGACTACCGGGAACGACAGCTTCACAGTTATCGCCGGCAGTTAGGGATCATTCTTCAGACACCTCATTTGTTTTCCGGTACTTTCAGAGACAATCTTCGTTACGGAAAGCCTGAAGCGACAGATGAGGAAATTTCTGCTGCATTAAAACTGATTGGTGCAGAAGAATTTGCCAGCCGTCTGGATGAACAGGTGGGGGAAGAAGGCGGGAATCTTTCTTCGGGAGAAAAACAACTGATTTCCTTTGCCCGTACCTTGCTGAAAAAGCCGCGCATTCTCATCATGGACGAAGCCACATCTTCGGTGGATACCCTGGCAGAAATGCGTATTCAGCGCGGAATTGACAGCATGATCCGCGGTCGTACGGCGATCATTATTGCCCACAGGCTTTCTACGATCCGCAACTGCGACCGGATCCTCGTGATTGCCAAGGGCAAAATCATTGAAGACGGAAGCCACGATGAACTGATTTCCAGTCAGGGACACTATTATGGATTGTTTACCCGGCAGGCAAGAGAGAATTGA
- a CDS encoding ABC transporter ATP-binding protein has protein sequence MTASIKNLFRALDRYKWQYLVSALLLILSIVFRSFEPKILQIAIDGVIALYQETPAASEAVKDGVSLFLYRFLPAVSEHNISKLLLALALMYIAISVLRGGFLFAADVIRSWCAENISKKMRDRAFAHIQKLPLSYFSRITRGELIQRCTGDIDTIKGFLKDQIIEIIRVLAIFIFSFWMMALVNIQYAWISICLTPLIGISAYWFFRKEKAVWRLHEAESDKLSDMVQENLNGIRLVAAFANENHEIERFREQNIRKRSMGFQHNKIHAIFWPVSDLLGFTQIAVSILAGGIFVVRGQITVGELVSFFTYIYMVAWPMRQLGRILSNMGMAVVAMERISEIMTESGEPEDGDSAANIKGAISFRNVSFRYRKDDPYALHNVSFSISAGEKVAIIGPTGAGKTSVTRLLLRLFEPEEGVILLDGKPLNTYSRKSVRKKIGLALQKAFLFSMTIRKNITYTSPKAEEDRVDVVAGIAQVAEIRDIFPQGYETLVGEKGVTLSGGQKQRVALARTLLPEPEVLILDDITSAVDTETEQEIFQALKGELADKTTLIVSHRITSIQQADRILVFDKGQIIQEGTPSELEKIPGYYQEIFQLQSSLEEEISKT, from the coding sequence ATGACTGCTTCGATCAAAAACCTGTTTCGCGCCCTCGACCGGTACAAATGGCAGTACCTGGTCTCGGCTCTGTTGCTGATTCTCTCGATTGTATTCCGGAGTTTCGAGCCAAAAATCCTTCAAATTGCCATTGATGGGGTAATTGCCCTGTATCAGGAAACGCCGGCTGCCAGTGAAGCAGTCAAAGATGGCGTATCTCTCTTTCTCTATAGGTTTTTACCCGCGGTGAGTGAGCACAATATCTCGAAACTGCTCCTCGCATTGGCGCTTATGTATATTGCCATTTCTGTTCTTCGCGGCGGGTTTTTGTTTGCAGCTGACGTCATCAGGTCGTGGTGTGCCGAGAATATCTCAAAAAAAATGAGAGATCGCGCATTTGCCCATATCCAGAAGTTGCCATTGAGCTATTTCTCACGGATTACCAGAGGCGAGCTGATTCAACGATGTACCGGCGATATTGATACGATCAAAGGATTTTTAAAGGACCAGATTATCGAAATTATCCGCGTACTGGCCATTTTTATATTTTCATTCTGGATGATGGCGCTGGTGAATATACAGTATGCATGGATCAGCATTTGCCTTACTCCATTGATCGGGATCTCTGCTTACTGGTTTTTTCGCAAGGAAAAAGCCGTGTGGCGGCTTCATGAAGCCGAATCGGACAAACTCAGCGACATGGTTCAGGAAAACCTGAACGGTATCCGCCTGGTAGCCGCTTTTGCAAATGAAAACCACGAAATCGAAAGATTTCGGGAGCAAAATATACGAAAACGAAGTATGGGTTTTCAGCATAACAAGATCCATGCGATTTTTTGGCCGGTTTCAGATTTGCTCGGATTTACTCAGATTGCGGTATCTATTTTGGCAGGAGGGATTTTTGTGGTTCGCGGGCAAATAACGGTAGGTGAACTGGTGAGCTTTTTCACTTATATATACATGGTTGCGTGGCCCATGCGCCAGTTGGGGAGAATTCTGTCCAACATGGGTATGGCTGTAGTAGCGATGGAGCGGATCTCGGAGATCATGACAGAAAGCGGAGAGCCGGAAGACGGAGATTCGGCTGCGAATATTAAAGGTGCGATTAGCTTCCGTAATGTCAGTTTCCGCTACAGGAAAGACGATCCATATGCTTTGCACAATGTCAGTTTTTCGATATCGGCAGGCGAAAAGGTGGCTATTATCGGTCCGACAGGTGCGGGCAAAACTTCGGTAACCCGCCTGCTGTTGCGACTGTTTGAACCAGAGGAAGGGGTAATTCTCCTTGACGGAAAACCCCTGAATACCTATTCGAGAAAATCTGTCCGGAAGAAAATAGGACTGGCGCTTCAGAAGGCATTCCTTTTTTCTATGACTATCAGGAAAAACATAACCTATACGAGCCCCAAAGCTGAAGAAGATCGCGTGGATGTGGTTGCCGGTATTGCTCAGGTGGCAGAAATCAGGGATATCTTCCCGCAGGGATATGAAACGCTGGTAGGAGAAAAAGGCGTAACACTTTCCGGGGGGCAGAAACAAAGAGTCGCTCTGGCAAGGACGCTTCTCCCGGAGCCGGAGGTGTTGATTCTGGACGATATTACTTCGGCAGTTGATACAGAGACCGAGCAGGAAATTTTCCAGGCGTTGAAAGGCGAACTTGCCGACAAGACGACCCTGATTGTTTCCCACCGGATTACCTCTATTCAGCAGGCCGACCGGATTTTGGTGTTTGACAAAGGACAGATTATTCAGGAAGGTACACCTTCTGAGCTGGAGAAAATCCCGGGATATTATCAGGAGATTTTCCAGTTACAATCTTCCCTGGAAGAAGAAATCAGTAAAACCTGA
- a CDS encoding tetratricopeptide repeat protein yields MNKTVIYLLFAALLFVMAPVFTLAQGPGRNAFLAAENFRKQNKCDEAINQYNEAIRLEPSNYKYYFQRGKCEYKNKDFEAAKESFKSTVSYKKNFTPAYSLLAKIFKNEKDYSNAIYYYEEAARYESDAGRKVQYQLLLVNLLLKENRVSDAKKHIDDANSIDPNNPNILYYSAEINMLDSNWDAARRNYERALESDRLKSASPAEKAKYYYGLGLALTKIGDNAGARNAWSKANFGPYKDLIAQQMLTTNHVYYYKIAVSYYLNGEYTESENYISKALDLQRDFSSAFVLKGKIEGKKGNTARAIENYQKAIDFEKVPEKKAQMYKLVATLQLNNNDSYNALASIEKAMQADPKTAGSLYYLKAKAEYDSGRFREAIDTLEKLLASGVDTKAKAKYSFMLGMAAKKASDLEKAREAFKNALYGPYKPAAKIELDNITEKG; encoded by the coding sequence ATGAATAAAACTGTTATTTACCTACTATTTGCGGCATTACTATTCGTGATGGCGCCTGTTTTTACGCTTGCACAGGGGCCTGGGAGAAACGCCTTTCTTGCAGCGGAAAACTTTAGGAAGCAGAACAAGTGCGATGAAGCGATCAATCAGTACAATGAGGCGATAAGATTGGAGCCGTCAAACTATAAGTATTATTTCCAGAGAGGGAAATGTGAGTATAAAAATAAGGACTTCGAAGCAGCGAAAGAGTCCTTCAAAAGCACGGTTTCCTACAAGAAAAATTTTACCCCGGCTTATTCCCTGCTGGCCAAAATTTTTAAAAACGAGAAGGATTATAGCAATGCCATTTACTATTACGAGGAAGCGGCCCGCTATGAAAGTGATGCCGGGCGTAAGGTTCAATACCAATTACTCCTCGTCAATCTTCTCCTGAAGGAAAACCGCGTATCTGATGCCAAAAAACATATCGATGATGCCAATTCGATTGACCCCAACAATCCGAATATTCTCTACTACAGTGCAGAAATCAATATGTTGGACAGCAACTGGGACGCTGCCCGCCGCAATTATGAGCGTGCGCTGGAATCAGACCGTCTCAAATCCGCTTCTCCTGCCGAAAAAGCCAAATACTACTATGGTCTGGGACTTGCCCTCACGAAAATCGGCGACAATGCCGGTGCCAGAAACGCATGGAGCAAAGCCAATTTTGGCCCTTACAAAGACCTGATTGCTCAGCAGATGCTGACAACCAATCACGTGTACTATTACAAAATAGCTGTAAGTTATTACCTCAACGGTGAATACACCGAAAGTGAAAATTATATATCAAAGGCATTGGATCTGCAACGCGATTTTTCCAGCGCTTTTGTTTTGAAAGGCAAAATTGAGGGCAAAAAAGGAAATACTGCCCGCGCCATCGAAAATTACCAGAAAGCGATCGACTTTGAAAAGGTACCGGAGAAAAAGGCGCAGATGTACAAACTTGTTGCCACCCTTCAGCTCAATAACAACGATAGTTACAACGCATTAGCCTCTATCGAAAAAGCTATGCAGGCTGATCCCAAAACGGCTGGCTCACTTTATTATCTGAAAGCCAAAGCCGAATATGATTCCGGCCGCTTCCGCGAAGCAATCGATACGCTGGAAAAACTTCTGGCCTCAGGTGTTGATACCAAAGCCAAAGCCAAATACAGCTTTATGTTAGGAATGGCTGCGAAAAAGGCTTCTGATCTGGAAAAAGCGCGCGAAGCTTTTAAAAATGCGCTTTATGGGCCCTACAAACCCGCTGCAAAAATCGAGCTTGACAACATTACCGAAAAAGGCTAG
- the tyrS gene encoding tyrosine--tRNA ligase, whose translation MNFIEELTWRGLLHQSIPGTEDYLQTHKVAGYLGVDPTADSMHIGNLVSVMLLVHLQRAGHTPYALVGGATGMVGDPSGKDKERQLLSEEQIRYNAECIRKQLENFLDFTDVPNPARMVNNYDWFKEFSFLGFLRDVGKHITINYMMSKDSVKKRLEGESGISYTEFAYQMLQGYDFYHLYKNHGVKIQVGGSDQWGNITTGTELVRRMLGPEEKAYAAVCPLLTAADGSKLGKTAGGDNIWLSPERTSPYQFYQYWMQASDVDAEKYIRIFTLKNQAEIEAIVADHALAPHTRILHKALADDVTRRVHGEAGLASATKLTDFLFGKNADNRDALAALSRADWTDVAKVSETKTLSRSMFDGEIGILDLLVSLEIASSKGDARRSVEKDKSVKINQELCESPDQNIRAEDFFFGTFLHIQKGKKNKYIVELV comes from the coding sequence ATGAATTTTATTGAAGAACTCACCTGGAGAGGATTGTTGCATCAGTCCATCCCCGGCACAGAAGACTATCTACAAACGCATAAAGTTGCAGGATATTTGGGCGTGGATCCAACAGCTGATTCCATGCATATCGGAAATCTGGTGTCAGTCATGCTGTTGGTTCACCTTCAACGTGCCGGGCACACTCCTTATGCACTGGTCGGAGGTGCTACGGGCATGGTGGGAGATCCCTCTGGCAAAGACAAGGAAAGACAACTTCTTTCGGAGGAGCAGATTCGTTACAATGCGGAATGTATCCGGAAACAACTGGAAAACTTTCTCGATTTCACCGACGTTCCTAACCCGGCCCGTATGGTCAATAACTACGATTGGTTTAAGGAATTTTCGTTTCTGGGTTTTTTGCGCGATGTGGGTAAACATATTACCATCAATTATATGATGAGTAAAGATTCCGTAAAAAAGCGACTGGAGGGAGAATCGGGGATATCTTATACTGAATTTGCCTACCAGATGCTTCAGGGATATGATTTTTACCATTTGTATAAAAATCACGGGGTCAAAATTCAGGTGGGAGGCTCTGACCAGTGGGGAAATATTACGACGGGAACCGAACTGGTCCGCCGCATGCTGGGGCCGGAAGAAAAAGCCTATGCAGCGGTGTGTCCGCTGCTGACTGCTGCCGATGGCAGCAAACTCGGCAAAACTGCCGGTGGGGATAATATCTGGCTTTCTCCCGAACGTACCTCGCCTTACCAGTTTTACCAATACTGGATGCAAGCTTCCGATGTCGATGCGGAAAAGTATATCCGGATTTTTACACTCAAAAATCAGGCTGAAATTGAAGCTATTGTCGCTGACCACGCCCTGGCTCCCCATACCAGAATCCTGCACAAAGCCCTCGCCGATGATGTAACCCGACGGGTACATGGTGAAGCCGGACTGGCTTCTGCTACCAAACTTACCGACTTCCTCTTTGGAAAAAATGCCGATAACCGGGATGCGCTGGCCGCACTTTCCCGCGCAGACTGGACGGACGTAGCCAAAGTCTCTGAAACTAAAACGCTGTCCCGGTCTATGTTTGATGGGGAAATCGGAATTCTTGATCTTCTCGTCTCACTTGAAATCGCCTCATCCAAAGGAGACGCCCGCCGGTCTGTGGAAAAAGATAAATCTGTGAAAATCAATCAGGAACTATGCGAATCTCCTGACCAGAATATCCGCGCCGAGGATTTCTTTTTTGGAACATTCCTCCATATTCAAAAAGGTAAAAAGAATAAGTATATTGTTGAGCTTGTATGA
- a CDS encoding helix-turn-helix domain-containing protein, whose translation MLDFYVKEWQYLLAGISVFLMNIGLLTGQKPYTPEYAYPFTESWRWKNIDALEGSGVQAIFEDSNGTLWVSTDDGIKEYDGYTWTTHLPSLTDQIIEITASSDGTLYAATPHDVFRYRGCAWKPFFSLKTSWGITIRSITATSKNGIMAATNAGVIQLSAEDSPEMVFYSASSVRKRLEQQLTYTHWVDLPESLLQGRDSLLISHVLEAADGTLWFAANWEGNEGKILRFRPSATPQPLIEEYQIFHSTPDFPVGPEQKIIQSRDGKIWIINGSFNLGISVFDGKTWKHIRLSDEVGGDEFTTDIAETEDGTIWFGAIGKVYAFKNNHWYTFKAPQYHVPANRIKFFSGKRNFWVFGIKSRVNRIDYSADRWATFPRLNFQCLTPDGKQWFIEADGRVVTEKDGIWTSWDTTSGLMDAPVKLIVTRNGQIWAGGSDKGVAATALFESGHWHQETHPKLSWGIDYRAMFEAEDGSLWFGSSVDRVSAQGHRGGAIQLLNPQLRPLQWVFHPGNANGLTQSNAYGIAQSKDGQIWLGGSNLFGFDGKRWTLPADTRLQSYINSLHSKDGFLVVGTRLYGVFTYDGTTWNNYNIDSGLTSNTIISVFVESDSAFWAVTEDNLCRFDGKNWTCSLFPDEMNIQVEGGTILRTDDGNIWVTKAPREWKRRALKLSKNTAGIFNEVISYRYSPENKHPETTIQPHNSKISPLSSPVFQWAGEDYQLNTPTHLLAFSYRLNQEEWSPFTRETSHTFSNLPTGSYTLEVRARDFDMNVDPSPAKIHFQVTLPLWQQNWAVFLTVFLLFVFLIFIFRITIWNRYSHPDTTRTLTDTENPQAPVPTVEPEIAPPVVPELTPSPVLLTSSDEKLLGLLSEIMEENLSDASFNVNKMCEMVNLSHMHFIRKVKQLTGMKPQEMLRSFRMKRARDLLSQNKLNIAEISYMVGYDLPNSFTRAFKKEFGVTPTEFIENIREEAD comes from the coding sequence GTGCTAGACTTTTATGTTAAGGAATGGCAATATCTTTTAGCAGGCATATCTGTCTTTTTGATGAATATAGGGCTTTTGACTGGTCAAAAGCCCTACACCCCTGAGTATGCTTATCCTTTTACCGAGTCATGGCGATGGAAAAACATTGACGCGCTTGAAGGCAGTGGCGTACAGGCAATCTTTGAAGACAGTAATGGCACCTTGTGGGTTTCCACTGACGATGGGATCAAGGAATACGACGGCTATACCTGGACCACTCACCTCCCCTCTCTAACAGATCAGATCATAGAAATTACGGCCTCCTCAGACGGCACACTCTATGCGGCAACGCCTCATGATGTTTTTCGCTACAGAGGCTGCGCTTGGAAACCCTTTTTCTCGCTGAAAACTTCATGGGGTATTACGATCCGGAGCATAACCGCTACTTCCAAAAATGGAATCATGGCAGCTACAAATGCAGGTGTGATTCAACTTTCTGCCGAAGATTCTCCGGAAATGGTTTTCTACTCTGCGTCATCCGTAAGAAAACGGCTGGAGCAACAATTAACTTATACGCATTGGGTTGATTTACCCGAATCCCTGTTACAAGGGAGAGATTCGCTCCTGATTTCACATGTATTGGAAGCGGCAGATGGTACATTATGGTTTGCAGCTAACTGGGAGGGAAATGAAGGAAAAATTCTGCGATTTCGGCCGTCCGCTACCCCTCAACCTCTGATCGAAGAATATCAGATATTTCATTCTACGCCTGATTTCCCTGTCGGACCGGAACAAAAAATCATCCAGTCCCGCGATGGAAAAATATGGATCATCAATGGCTCGTTTAATCTGGGTATCAGCGTCTTTGATGGAAAAACCTGGAAACATATTCGCTTGAGCGATGAAGTTGGCGGAGATGAATTTACCACAGATATTGCGGAAACTGAAGATGGAACCATTTGGTTTGGGGCTATTGGGAAGGTTTATGCATTCAAAAATAATCATTGGTATACTTTCAAAGCACCTCAGTACCATGTGCCTGCCAACAGGATTAAGTTTTTTTCAGGAAAACGAAATTTTTGGGTTTTCGGCATTAAGTCAAGGGTAAATAGAATTGATTATTCCGCTGACCGGTGGGCTACATTTCCGAGGCTCAATTTTCAATGCCTGACACCCGACGGAAAACAATGGTTTATCGAGGCTGACGGGAGAGTAGTCACAGAAAAAGATGGCATCTGGACATCCTGGGATACTACCTCAGGTCTTATGGATGCACCCGTAAAACTGATCGTTACCCGCAATGGCCAGATTTGGGCCGGAGGTTCTGATAAAGGCGTGGCCGCAACGGCATTGTTTGAATCTGGACACTGGCATCAGGAAACGCATCCCAAACTTTCGTGGGGAATCGACTACCGCGCAATGTTTGAAGCTGAAGATGGCTCGCTTTGGTTTGGAAGTAGCGTTGACAGAGTCTCGGCTCAAGGCCATCGAGGGGGTGCCATCCAACTGCTGAATCCCCAGTTACGCCCGCTGCAATGGGTTTTTCACCCGGGAAATGCCAATGGACTTACCCAATCCAACGCCTATGGCATTGCCCAGTCCAAAGATGGACAAATCTGGCTGGGAGGCAGTAACCTATTTGGCTTTGATGGAAAAAGATGGACACTTCCGGCAGATACCCGCCTGCAATCTTATATTAATTCCCTCCACAGTAAAGATGGGTTTCTGGTTGTCGGTACTCGTCTGTATGGCGTTTTTACGTATGATGGAACTACCTGGAACAACTATAATATCGACTCCGGACTTACCAGTAATACCATTATCAGTGTTTTTGTAGAATCTGATTCAGCTTTTTGGGCTGTGACGGAAGATAATCTTTGCAGATTTGATGGAAAAAATTGGACCTGTAGTTTATTCCCTGATGAGATGAATATTCAGGTGGAAGGTGGGACTATTTTGCGAACCGATGATGGAAATATCTGGGTTACAAAAGCTCCCAGAGAATGGAAAAGAAGGGCACTGAAACTTAGTAAAAATACAGCCGGGATTTTTAATGAAGTGATCAGCTATCGTTATTCACCTGAAAATAAGCACCCCGAAACTACCATTCAACCCCATAACTCAAAAATATCGCCGCTGAGCAGTCCGGTATTTCAATGGGCAGGAGAAGACTATCAGCTCAACACCCCTACGCATCTGCTTGCCTTTTCCTACAGACTCAATCAGGAAGAATGGTCTCCATTTACCAGAGAAACATCACACACCTTCTCCAATCTTCCTACAGGCTCATACACGCTTGAGGTCAGAGCCAGAGACTTTGATATGAACGTAGATCCTTCGCCTGCTAAAATACATTTTCAGGTAACGCTTCCGCTCTGGCAACAAAACTGGGCTGTTTTTCTCACGGTCTTCCTTCTATTTGTTTTCCTTATTTTTATATTCAGAATAACCATCTGGAACCGATATTCTCATCCAGACACTACCCGCACATTAACAGACACAGAAAACCCACAGGCACCAGTTCCGACTGTTGAACCAGAAATAGCACCACCCGTAGTACCTGAGCTGACTCCTTCTCCGGTTTTACTGACCTCTTCTGATGAAAAACTTCTGGGGCTGCTGTCTGAGATTATGGAAGAAAACCTCTCAGACGCCAGTTTTAACGTCAACAAAATGTGCGAAATGGTCAATCTGAGCCATATGCACTTTATCAGAAAGGTAAAACAGCTTACGGGTATGAAACCACAGGAAATGTTGCGATCATTCCGGATGAAACGCGCTCGCGACCTGCTAAGCCAGAACAAACTCAACATCGCGGAGATCAGCTATATGGTCGGTTATGATTTGCCCAACTCTTTTACCCGCGCTTTTAAAAAGGAGTTTGGTGTCACTCCCACAGAATTTATTGAAAACATCCGGGAGGAGGCAGATTAG
- the rhaM gene encoding L-rhamnose mutarotase has protein sequence MRRNAFTMKLKPGFAEEYKKRHDEIWPELSRFLSESGISDYSIFLDEDSLTLFAVQILADDFDEESIPRHPIVKKWWAYMADIMETNYDHSPVTMPLKEVFYMA, from the coding sequence ATGAGACGAAACGCTTTTACTATGAAGCTCAAGCCTGGCTTCGCAGAAGAATACAAAAAAAGGCATGACGAAATATGGCCGGAACTGAGCAGATTTCTTTCAGAATCAGGCATTTCGGACTATTCTATTTTTCTGGATGAAGATTCGCTTACATTGTTTGCGGTGCAGATATTGGCTGATGATTTTGATGAGGAATCTATTCCCCGTCACCCGATCGTCAAAAAATGGTGGGCATATATGGCTGATATCATGGAAACAAACTATGACCATTCCCCGGTGACCATGCCATTAAAAGAAGTGTTTTATATGGCATAA
- a CDS encoding AIR synthase-related protein, protein MSNNYARRGVSSAKEDVHFAIRHLNKGLYPNAFCKVIPDMAGNDPEWCNIMHADGAGTKSSLAYLYWKETGDMSVWRGIAQDAIVMNLDDMLCAGATNHFLFSNTIGRNKFVIPGEVLSEVIAGMEECFDMLRNYGIEVENTGGETADVGDLVKTLVHDATAFCRLPRKEVVSNEQIQAGDVIVGLASFGKAVYEKEYNSGIGSNGLTNARHDVLKKEYAARYPESYDAAVPADLVYSGKYLLTDTVEDAPLPVGKLLLSPTRTYLPVMKEVLEKHRESVHGLIHCTGGGQTKCMKFVEGLHIIKDNLFPLPPVFRIIQESSGASLKEMYQVLNMGHRLEIYTDKKTAAAIIEIAATYGIEGQIIGRCEAAETNRLTVNDISF, encoded by the coding sequence ATGAGCAATAACTACGCCCGCCGCGGGGTATCTTCAGCCAAAGAAGATGTGCATTTTGCCATCCGCCACCTGAATAAAGGATTGTATCCCAATGCTTTCTGTAAAGTCATACCCGATATGGCCGGCAATGATCCCGAATGGTGCAATATTATGCATGCAGACGGTGCCGGTACCAAATCTTCGTTGGCATATCTATACTGGAAAGAAACCGGTGATATGTCTGTGTGGCGGGGAATAGCGCAGGATGCCATTGTGATGAACCTCGACGATATGCTTTGTGCCGGAGCGACAAACCATTTTCTGTTCTCCAATACGATTGGCCGGAATAAATTTGTCATTCCCGGTGAAGTGCTCTCAGAAGTGATTGCGGGGATGGAAGAATGTTTTGATATGCTTCGAAACTATGGCATCGAAGTGGAAAATACCGGTGGAGAAACCGCAGATGTTGGCGACCTGGTAAAAACCCTTGTACATGACGCTACGGCTTTTTGCCGTTTGCCCAGAAAAGAAGTGGTGAGCAATGAACAGATACAGGCGGGGGATGTGATCGTAGGGCTGGCAAGTTTTGGGAAGGCCGTTTATGAAAAAGAATACAACAGTGGAATCGGCAGCAATGGCCTGACCAATGCCCGGCACGACGTGCTGAAAAAAGAATATGCTGCCCGATATCCGGAGTCCTACGATGCAGCGGTTCCCGCAGATCTGGTTTACTCCGGAAAATATCTACTTACAGACACTGTAGAAGATGCGCCATTACCAGTAGGAAAACTCCTGTTGAGTCCTACGCGTACTTATCTTCCTGTCATGAAGGAAGTCCTGGAAAAACACAGGGAGTCTGTTCACGGACTGATTCACTGCACAGGAGGAGGCCAGACAAAGTGTATGAAGTTTGTGGAAGGTCTCCACATTATCAAGGATAATCTTTTCCCGCTTCCACCGGTATTTCGCATCATTCAGGAATCCTCGGGGGCTTCCCTGAAGGAAATGTACCAGGTACTGAATATGGGGCACAGACTGGAGATCTATACAGACAAAAAAACAGCGGCTGCCATTATTGAAATAGCAGCCACTTATGGGATTGAAGGACAGATTATCGGAAGATGTGAAGCTGCCGAAACCAATCGCCTCACGGTAAATGATATATCGTTCTAG